Proteins from one Limanda limanda chromosome 4, fLimLim1.1, whole genome shotgun sequence genomic window:
- the LOC132999355 gene encoding ciliary microtubule inner protein 1-like, translating into MAESKRTSEPINFVHQDEIWKAHVNMEKDSAEIWPNKWGFLTEVYKEYKLENVKLKTSVRVEPPPHLVPLPETPPEKSIQVGPSPPVPQTTQALIGWRSGRSHLQLEKYGPVHHGRRSLLKELGWPLDAC; encoded by the exons ATGGCGGAGTCAAAGCGAACATCTGAACCCATCAACTTTGTGCATCAGGATGAAATCTG gAAAGCACACGTTAACATGGAGAAGGATTCAGCTGAAATCTGGCCCAACAAGTGGGGCTTCCTGACTGAGGTTTACAAAGag TACAAGCTGGAGAATGTGAAGCTGAAGACAAGCGTCCGAGTGgagcccccccctcacctggtCCCACTGCCTGAGACCCCCCCAGAGAAATCCATCCAG GTTGGCCCCTCCCCTCCAGTCCCTCAGACAACtcaggctctgattggctggcgtTCAGGCCGCTCCCATCTGCAACTGGAGAAGTACGGCCCGGTGCATCATGGGAGACGTAGTCTTCTGAAGGAGCTGGGCTGGCCTCTCGACGCTTGCTGA